A genomic region of Paenibacillus sp. PL2-23 contains the following coding sequences:
- a CDS encoding NarK family nitrate/nitrite MFS transporter, with protein sequence MKVVDLFKVKNESIKVLHLTMIAFFITFVTWFNMAPLATTMISDMGWLTKEHIAVLGLLNVALTVPARIIIGSLLDRFGPRKVFSILLVTMSIPTFVFAFGDGWAQLAISRLLLSSIGAGFVIGIRMVSEWFPPKSIGFAEGFYAGWGNFGSAFAAMTLPWVALTLIGGDNGWRYAIATTGLICLIYGFIYYALVKDTPENKAYFKPKKSSALEVSSWGDLVQLILWTIPLVSVLALLTWRIDKFDLLSASFSTIVYIVLGLVLVYQVIRILQVNVPILKKGVPEDDRYKFKNVAALNTTYFANFGAELAVVSMLPMFFQTTFSLSPTAAGLIASTFAFVNLFARPLGGYLSDRLKSRKQVMLVYMGGIVLGFLSMGLMTESFPLVAAVALTILTSMFVQGAEGSTFAIIPMIKKRVTGQIAGMAGAYGNVGALTYLTILTFVTPQQFFFVLAGGAVLSFLSCALLLEEPKNAHGDEYVLSSVDRALTQPSAASPSVIRDLPAASTK encoded by the coding sequence ATGAAGGTTGTAGATTTGTTCAAAGTGAAAAACGAAAGCATTAAAGTGCTGCACCTAACCATGATTGCCTTCTTCATTACCTTCGTGACCTGGTTCAACATGGCTCCGCTGGCAACAACGATGATAAGCGACATGGGCTGGTTGACCAAGGAGCATATCGCCGTTCTGGGATTGCTGAACGTAGCGCTTACGGTGCCGGCGCGCATTATTATCGGCAGCTTGCTTGACCGATTTGGACCAAGGAAAGTGTTCAGTATTTTATTAGTCACCATGTCCATACCGACCTTCGTATTCGCTTTTGGTGACGGATGGGCGCAGCTTGCGATCTCCCGCTTGCTGCTAAGCTCGATCGGCGCAGGATTCGTTATCGGGATCCGCATGGTATCCGAGTGGTTCCCGCCAAAATCGATCGGATTCGCTGAAGGCTTCTATGCAGGCTGGGGCAACTTCGGCTCCGCGTTTGCGGCCATGACATTGCCATGGGTGGCTCTGACGCTGATCGGTGGAGATAACGGCTGGAGATATGCGATCGCAACGACCGGACTGATCTGTTTGATATACGGCTTTATCTACTACGCGCTTGTCAAAGATACGCCGGAGAACAAGGCTTATTTCAAACCAAAGAAATCGTCCGCGCTGGAAGTCAGCAGCTGGGGCGATCTGGTGCAGCTGATCCTATGGACGATACCGCTAGTTAGCGTATTGGCGCTGCTCACATGGCGAATCGACAAATTTGACCTCTTGTCTGCTTCTTTCTCAACGATCGTGTATATTGTTCTGGGTCTGGTGCTTGTCTATCAAGTGATTCGCATTCTGCAAGTCAACGTACCGATCCTGAAGAAAGGCGTGCCGGAAGACGATCGTTATAAGTTCAAAAATGTAGCTGCCCTCAACACGACTTACTTCGCAAACTTCGGAGCGGAGCTGGCGGTTGTCTCCATGCTTCCGATGTTCTTCCAAACAACGTTCTCGTTATCGCCGACAGCAGCGGGCCTGATCGCATCGACATTCGCATTCGTCAATCTGTTCGCCAGGCCGCTGGGAGGATACTTGTCGGATCGCCTGAAAAGCCGCAAACAGGTCATGTTGGTCTATATGGGCGGCATCGTTCTGGGCTTCCTGAGCATGGGACTCATGACGGAGAGCTTCCCGCTCGTCGCTGCAGTCGCCCTTACGATCTTAACCTCCATGTTCGTACAGGGAGCTGAAGGCTCGACATTTGCGATCATACCGATGATCAAAAAACGCGTTACGGGACAAATTGCGGGTATGGCCGGAGCTTACGGCAACGTCGGGGCGCTTACTTACTTGACCATCCTGACCTTCGTGACGCCGCAGCAATTTTTCTTCGTGCTGGCCGGAGGAGCCGTTCTAAGCTTCCTGAGCT
- a CDS encoding TetR/AcrR family transcriptional regulator, whose protein sequence is MKKQHIYEAAAELIASNGFAKVSVQDIADKAGVSPATIYNYFGTKEQLHADMLEFWVNEQIVAYEEILASNRPYPEKVKAIMLMESRNVKAILPEASLPSLPLLPEGSEDRLQSFFVRLADEGQAEGYMDRSLTDVLLLRYFRMYMSELRHISTSGSQAEQEAAVDQLLHLFFYGLMGQTAIKAADSDRG, encoded by the coding sequence ATGAAGAAACAGCATATTTATGAAGCGGCTGCCGAGTTGATAGCTAGTAATGGCTTCGCAAAAGTCAGCGTACAGGACATTGCGGACAAAGCCGGTGTATCGCCGGCAACGATCTATAATTATTTTGGCACCAAAGAGCAGCTGCACGCGGACATGCTGGAATTTTGGGTGAATGAGCAGATCGTGGCGTACGAGGAAATCCTCGCATCCAATAGGCCCTATCCGGAGAAGGTAAAAGCGATTATGCTGATGGAATCCCGCAACGTCAAAGCCATTCTTCCCGAGGCATCTCTGCCGTCATTGCCATTGCTGCCGGAGGGCAGCGAGGACAGGCTTCAGTCGTTTTTTGTTCGACTTGCGGACGAGGGGCAGGCAGAAGGATATATGGATCGGAGCTTAACGGATGTACTGCTGCTGCGATATTTCCGCATGTATATGAGCGAATTGCGCCATATTTCCACTTCCGGCAGCCAAGCCGAACAGGAAGCAGCGGTCGACCAGCTGCTGCATCTGTTCTTCTACGGGCTAATGGGCCAAACCGCAATAAAAGCGGCGGACAGCGATCGCGGATAA